The Drosophila innubila isolate TH190305 chromosome 2L unlocalized genomic scaffold, UK_Dinn_1.0 4_B_2L, whole genome shotgun sequence genome segment tctccatactttccattagacactatttccgaaattcaaaccttcataactttgtcaaatcttatccgattttcttgcggaatgtcagtttaatattgtcttggctctattttaattctgcatcaaaattggaaaataatatttttgccttcactatcaatttttccatggatatggttactgtccattttctccatactttcccttagacactatttccgaaattcaaaccttcataactttgtcaaatcttatccgattttcttgcggaatgtcagtttaatattgtcttggcctctattttaattctgcatcaaaattggaaaatataatatttttgccttcactatcaattttttccatgaatatggttactgtccactttctccatactttcccttagacactatttccgaaattcaaaccttcataactttgtcaaatcttaaccgattttcttgcggaatgtcagtttaatattgtcttggcctctattttaattctgcatcaaaattggaaaatataatattttgccttcactatcaatttttccatggatatggttactgtccactttctccatactttcccttagacactatttccgaaattcaaaccttcataactttgtcaaatcttaaccgattttcttgcggaatgtcagtttaatattgtcttggcctctttttaattctgcatcaaaattggaaaatataatttttgccttcaatatcaatttttccatggatatggttactgtccactttctccatactttccctaagacactatttccgaaattcaaaccttcataactttgtcaaatcttaaccgattttcttgcggaatgtcagttttatattgttttggcctctattttaattctgcataaaaattggaaaatacaatatttttgccttcactatcaattttttccatgaatatggttactgtccactttctccatactttcccttagacactgtttccgaaattcaaaccttcataactttgtcaaatcttaacctgattttcttgcggaatgactgttttatattgttttggcctctattttaattctgcataaaaattggaaaatacaatatttttgccttcactatcaattttttccatggatatggttactgtccactttctccatactttcccttagaccctatttccgaaattcaaaccttcataactttgtcaaatcttaaccgattttcttgcggaatgtcagtttaatattgtcttggcctctattttaattctgcatcaaaattgtaaaatataatatttttgccttcactatcaattttttccatgaatatggttactgtccactttctccatactttcccttagacactatttccgaaattcaaaccttcataactttgtcaaaccttaaccgattttcctgcggaatgtcagtttaatattgtcttggcctcttttttaattctgcatcaaaattggaaaatataatatttttgccttcaatatcaattttttccatggatatggttactgtccactttctccatactttccctaagacactatttccgaaattcaaaccttcataactttgtcaaatcttaaccgattttcttgcggaatgtcagttttatattgttttggcctctattttaattctgcataaaaattggaaaatacaatatttttgccttcactatcaattttttccatgaatatggttactgtccactttctccatactttcccttagacactgtttccgaaattcaaaccttcataactttgtcaaatcttaaccgattttcttgcggaatgactgttttatattgttttggcctctattttaattctgcataaaaattggaaaatacaatatttttgccttcactatcaattttttccatggatatggttactgtccactttctccatactttcacttagacactatttccgaaattcaaaccttcataactttgtcaaatcttaactgattttcttgcggaatgtcagtttaatattgtcttggcctctattttaattctgcatcaaaattggaaaatataatattttgccttcactatcaattttttccatgaatatggttactgtccactttctccatactttccttagacactatttccgaaattcaaaccttcataactttgtcaaatcttaactgattttcttgcggaatgtcagtttaatattgtcttggcctctattttaattctgcatcaaaattggaaaatataatattttgccttcactatcaatttttccatggatatggttactgtccactttctccatactttcccttagaccctatttccgaaattcaaaccttcataactttgtcaaatcttaaccgattttcttgcggaatgtcagtttaatattgtcttggcctctattttaattctgcatcaaaattggaaaatataatatttttgccttcaatatcaattttttccatggatatggttactgtccactttctccatactttcccttagacactatttccgaaattcaaaccttcataacttttcttgcggaatgtcagttttatattgttttggcctctattttaattctgcataaaaattggaaaatacaatatttttgccttcactatcaattttcctcatactttcccttagacactttttccgaaattcaaaccttcataactttttcaaatcttaactgattttctttcggaatgtcagttttatCTTTTACtgacctctaatttgattctgcattaaatttggaaaataaaatttttttccctCACAGTTCATTTCTCCCATTATCAGAATGTTACTATTGCtgctatatattattttaagtaataataacttatttctattaaattttgtgttctttaaatattgtgCAATATATTAGGACTGGAATTTGAAAAGTTTGATCGAGATATCTgcagaatataaattttaataaactaaatatatatacaatttaatattattaatttatttcaatgagCCTAGATTAAATATAAGCTCTTCACTGTAGATACTTTATGGGATCTAAAACATCTTTTTCAATACTTCAGTAAAAAAGTGACAAAATCTGAATGCACTTAGCAAGAGTAATTGCTTTAATTCGTTTTAAATActtagaatatttatttaataggcCACTTCACCTTCTGACAACTAGGTAAAACTTAAACCGACACactttgttgttcttttttttttcaataatattatttacattttatcacAAGGCAagcaaataatgattaatctTATCGGCACTTGAAAACACTTTATGTATATATCAATTTGGCTCAGCTCCTTTTTTAACTGACAATTGTGGTATCAGGAATCGAATAACGTGAGCGTAGAGAACGATGTACGGCGAAATTAGAACCGTGCAGCCGGGTGGCGCGTATCAAACTGTCGGCTCAAAACTTTCGAAAAATAAGTTGGCCAGGTGATAtagttgttggtgttgtagttgttacaAGCGTTGCGATAATTGTGGCTCGATAATACGCtattatcattatcagcaAATAAGCGCTGTAAATACTGTGAGCGATTGAAGCGGCCAATTGAAGAATTGAGTTACTCATACGACCCGTAGTACTCAATGGCCCACgtgcaaatcaaatcaaatcaaataacgagcaaatatattcatatttatgttCATATTCGGGTTATTCGCAGATGAAGAGtgcaacaataaacaacaataacaatagcaataacaaatgCGACAATGACACTATTACTATTAATATCCCTCCCCTTCCCGCTCTTTCTTTCCAGTTGTCCTCCCTCTCTTGTGGCTCGGTATCATGATTAGATTTGTAAGCAAGTGAATTATCTGAATGTGCAACGTTTGTTCGCTTTGCGAGGGCTGACACTGAAGTTCAGCCGACACTCAGACTTAGCGTTCGGCATAGCCCTTCACATACAGCTCGGGCTCATTGGCTGAGGAGAATCTTTTGTTGCGTCCAATACTGAGGAGCATGCTCGTACCTATAGCTAGTATTAAAAGCAGTATAAAAGCCGAGAAAATTCCCTGGGTGAGTCCGGGTGTTAGAAACTGTTCGCAAAGCCAACATTCCTTTGGTACATAGTCCGGATCCAATGCTGAATAGTATTCTgcatggaaaaaaaatagttagttTAGTTATaatcatttgtttttcaatgctagtgaaatgaaatttcactATGACTACTTCTTTATGAGTGCCAATGAAATGGCAacttcattaaataaatagtgtGTATATTATGTGTATAGATGTACTCACTGTTAAAGACCACATCCATGTGGAACATGTACAAGCTGAGACGTGCTCCAAGTTCCGAATATGTAGTAAAGCATCGACAGCATAAACTGAACTTTTGGCTATAGAATAGCAAGTCTCTGGGAATAAATGTCACATTGCCGATGAAGACAATGCGAGAGATGCGCCAGTTGCCCATTGTGGGCAGTACCTCTATATAGAGGGGACCCATCGAGGTGCTAATTGTCAGCACGAATCCATTGCGTATATTAGTATCGTCCACGAAATTCAGTCGCAAAGGGGCCTCGTCGACTATGATGACTTCGGAGCGTTTATAGTTGACGATTAAGCCTCTTTTTACCTCCTCGGCCAAAACAATCTTCCCAATTGAAATGAGGCCCGTTGTGTGGCGTAATACGGTTGGAAGAGCAGCAGGATTATTGGGAGCCTCTCTAGCCAATTGCCGTCGACTGCCTTTGAGGTAGAAGCGATCATGACGGCGTTTCATGGCCCAAATCTCCTCCGAGTGAGCAGTGTAGATTTGCAAGAGCGGACATAATGCCAAACTGTTGGAAACAGCTTTCATTAGCTGGTCTGCAAAGAtagaatttaattgttattgttagaCTTGATTCCTTTTACAATATTCGACTTCAATacattactttttaaataggaaatgaaacaaagtaaaattagacgaaaaaaaaaacaacttgcaTACCATTCATATTTatgcaattcaattttattcaaaacatttttgaacgATAGTTTTGGTTTGTAGACTCACTCACCATGATCCTGTAAATCGCGATCGGTGAAATTGTAGGCGTGTATTTTATTCCTTTGACAGGGGAGTTGCAGCAATGTTTCTCTCTCCTCCCAGATCACAGATCCCTCCGACATCCTTTGCAATGCCAGTAACGGTCGATGCACCTGGCTGTAGAAATTAAATGGCTTCACCTGACgcaaaaattcaaagcaaTTTGGTTCCAGGCAACTAAAATCCTTAGCAGTTAACTAAAAAGAAGAATCCTTAATGGTAGGCAATGTtgggcaacttgcaactgccactTACCTCGCTCGCAAAATAGACAATAATCATATGCTCCTCTTGCAACGGCCGCAACATATCGAAGAGCATTTTGGTgtttacaaattcaaaaatactCGGAGGTTTGGGTCTGCGTGTTGCatgtaacaataacaatagcgaATTAATGGGGCAAGACTTACAAATCAACGCCCCAAATGAAAGCGGGAGGTGTAATGGGCAGCTCTGCTCCAACCAGAGTTGtcataattacaaaaaacttGATTATATCCATGCTGAAAAACCCAAGAGAAAAGTTACttgcttgaattttaaatagacaCATTTCTAGATAATAACAAGGCTTgctttatgaaaatatttgtattgaaaCCAATACtggaaaacaacaaaatttttgtaaaggttcggttcaatggttcgagccatagagcaagatTTGGGTTCGGTTCACAAACCGGCTTATATACCTCCTAAGCCCAAGGTTTGGGCTCGAACCTTGGTTAAAttttatggaaaaaaaaattttttttggatataatattacttgattttaaaaccgaagtaaattaaaaaaagaaattataatttaaaaggttcggttcataATCCGGTTCGGATTGCTCAAAAGCCCGAATCGAACCGTCAAActgatataaatttttaatgatttaatgaaatttgacaTCGTCGGTCGAAAACCGATGATCACCAATGAAAATCGAACACGTCCCATTTCACCGGTTTTTCGGTGTCGGTCAAATGCCTAATAAGTTAAagcattttttgtatgaaattattCAAAGTGTGACCAGACTCTGTGAAAACGAAAACCGTTGGGATTTTTGTTTGATATCCAATGTGATTTGTGTGAATGGCACAATTTTGTGTCGGTGAAAAAGTGTCGGTTAAAAAGTGCCCGTCTGAACTGGgcattaatatattatttagattttattggatatttttttttcaaatatacacAATTTATACCATAAAAATGGTATTTTGAcaatttattatgaataagatgttaaatttttttttttatcgggCCTGTTCCAGTTTTTACTTTTGGCAAGAATTTTCGGAAGTAAAAGTCTTTAACCTGttcaatgttaattttaatttgataatattttgcgtattgaattCCACTTGagttggtgaatttaagtTTGATAAtgtgataaaatatattttttaagtacttagCATAAATGCAATGTcagaaaatacatttgaataaGTCCTATAAAAGTGGAAGTGAAAACTGGAACAGGCCTGTATATTCTATTTTCCATAAAGAGTTTAATTTGCTTGTTAAACGAACCCTTGAAAAAGTAAATGCATGGCAGTAAGCATTTTGTCatgcttttaattgaaacCCAAGCCTTGTGTTGCTGTTAGCAACAAATCGAGTGGTTAAGCAACATGCTGCTGTGCTTGCGGCTGTCAACATTAGAGATGACAGTCGCATGAGCTGCTCTGCAGATTAGCTGCTTGGGTACATGCTGCTGGGCTTGGTCACATGTTGCCGTGCGTAAGTGAGCAATAAGTTTGAATTCAGGCAGCAATAAAAAaggaatgaaatgaaataaaaatagcgATAAGATAAATACGAATGCTTATCAAAAGGCAAGGTGCGCTCACCTAGCGGTATTCTCTCACCTGTGCTCAGTCCACAAACGACAATCGCTTCGAATAGTCGCGCGAATATgtaacttaataaattataacgattaaaaaataaattaaactattcaCAGAGTGGAAATTACGAATGAAACATCGAATTTCGAATAAGCAATTAGAAAATGGCGCAGAATACGCGAAATTCGGACTTGTCACAGATAGCGGTTAATGCCAACAACATTCCGGACGGTTTGTGTTAACTTGGCCCACAGTTGAAAGCCGTCTAATCTTAAATTTCCTGTGTTTCTCCCCGCAGACAGCGTCGATTGTGGCATCATCGGACTGGGCTGGTGTCGTGGCCCCGCCTGCCAAAAATACGCCCGTCTCCGGACCCTGATTATAGTCCTCCTCAGTTCCGGTTTACTTCAGGGAGCTTGCGAATTGTACTTCCGGATATCGGCCAAACAGGCCGCCTTCCAGTACGGCTACAATCCTCTCCTAGTGGGTGAGTAAGCCACAACTTAtcgcaaaaataaatgaacaacaaatgtagaaaaacaacaaataacttCTATATTGGTAGGTGTTTGCCTCAATGGCCGAATGGGGCTGAGGTCTTTTCAGATAGAGAACTTTATCAGTTTTGCGATATGGTTTATGattttaagtgtgtgtgtgtgtgtgtgtgtgactgagTGTGTCACCAGAtgtttaagtgt includes the following:
- the LOC117780366 gene encoding V-type proton ATPase subunit S1-like gives rise to the protein MTTLVGAELPITPPAFIWGVDLPKPPSIFEFVNTKMLFDMLRPLQEEHMIIVYFASELTAKDFSCLEPNCFEFLRQVKPFNFYSQVHRPLLALQRMSEGSVIWEERETLLQLPCQRNKIHAYNFTDRDLQDHDQLMKAVSNSLALCPLLQIYTAHSEEIWAMKRRHDRFYLKGSRRQLAREAPNNPAALPTVLRHTTGLISIGKIVLAEEVKRGLIVNYKRSEVIIVDEAPLRLNFVDDTNIRNGFVLTISTSMGPLYIEVLPTMGNWRISRIVFIGNVTFIPRDLLFYSQKFSLCCRCFTTYSELGARLSLYMFHMDVVFNKYYSALDPDYVPKECWLCEQFLTPGLTQGIFSAFILLLILAIGTSMLLSIGRNKRFSSANEPELYVKGYAER